From the Panulirus ornatus isolate Po-2019 chromosome 58, ASM3632096v1, whole genome shotgun sequence genome, one window contains:
- the Dnaaf6 gene encoding dynein axonemal assembly factor 6, with product MSDFTGVDVRALADLLHHSTEDDDPSEETSHRSSSGMTPGDLAGSSSTISRRDQTQLTRPTASKVASAQTDLLGDIWKVEEVMVGHLEETCDPRPQPKYEVNYRQRVSASHVYLPMSSLGMSGEEDLIVRVELPGDLLTDVNLEVTCNTLRLDSPGHYLHFHFPQPVDQHKGVATWDPTTHTLVVTLPTIHHPLLTPTISH from the exons ATGAGTGATTTCACGGGTGTTGATGTGAGGGCCCTGGCTGACCTCCTCCATCATTCAACGGAAGATGATGACCCAAGCGAGGAAACATCACACAGGTCTTCCTCAG GAATGACCCCAGGAGACCTGGCaggttcctcctccaccatcagtaGACGTGACCAAACTCAGCTCACCAGGCCCACTGCATCTAAGGTAGCTTCAGCCCAAACAGACCTCTTAG GTGACAtttggaaggtggaggaggtcatGGTAGGTCACTTGGAGGAGACATGTGACCCACGTCCTCAGCCCAAGTATGAGGTCAACTACAGACAGCGAGTATCAGCTAGTCATGTATATTTGCCA ATGAGCAGTTTGGGCATGTCAGGTGAGGAAGACCTGATAGTGCGAGTAGAGCTCCCTGGTGACCTCCTCACTGATGTGAATCTGGAGGTCACTTGCAACACATTACGTCTGGACTCACCTGGTCATTACCTGCACTTCCACTTCCCTCAACCTGTTGATCAACACAAAGGCGTGGCCACCTGGGATCCTACCACTCACACACTTGTCGTCACCCTCCCAACCATCCACCATCcactcctcacacccaccatctcccATTGA